In one window of Caballeronia sp. TF1N1 DNA:
- a CDS encoding DUF748 domain-containing protein produces the protein MARSKAQRGALWAVGIVVAIIVVAVGGWLFVAHQMKERILETLGPNGSAEEIDVGFGHVTLSRVRLRGPQDWPASDAMRAERIVLDIDMHEALRNRVHLHGVSVDNYYLSIVRSADGRVQILPGLKETARVADAKPDAKEDARSQEEKLIDRVSFERGSMEFFDSSVQKPPYRVLISDSRATIDHLHLPALTDRTNLSMSGSIKGPSHTGTVSWGGWMVIANKDSQTRAVLSGVDIASLDPYLLKKAGARAAVTGGTIDLTVDANIHDYRIHAPGTLTLNHLQISDTGNGLDTFLSIPTKAAVAALKDRKDQIKLDFVLDGDLRDPKFSLQESLSKKLAAGFAKALGVSVEGVAKGTGDTVRGIGNALKSLLGQ, from the coding sequence ATGGCGCGATCGAAAGCGCAACGGGGAGCGCTTTGGGCAGTCGGAATCGTCGTGGCGATCATCGTCGTGGCGGTTGGCGGGTGGCTCTTCGTCGCGCATCAGATGAAGGAGCGCATTCTCGAAACGCTCGGGCCGAACGGCTCGGCCGAAGAGATCGATGTCGGCTTCGGCCACGTCACACTGTCGCGCGTGCGTCTGCGCGGCCCGCAGGACTGGCCCGCGAGCGACGCCATGCGCGCCGAGCGCATCGTGCTCGACATCGACATGCACGAAGCGCTGCGAAACCGCGTGCATCTGCATGGCGTGAGCGTGGACAACTACTATTTGTCGATCGTGCGTTCCGCCGATGGCCGCGTGCAGATTCTGCCCGGTCTCAAGGAAACCGCGCGCGTCGCCGACGCCAAGCCCGACGCGAAGGAAGACGCGCGCTCGCAAGAAGAGAAGCTCATCGATCGCGTGTCGTTCGAACGCGGCTCGATGGAGTTCTTCGATTCATCGGTGCAAAAGCCGCCGTATCGCGTGTTGATCAGCGATTCGCGCGCGACCATCGACCATCTGCATCTCCCCGCGCTCACCGACCGCACCAATCTGTCGATGTCCGGTTCGATCAAGGGTCCGTCGCATACGGGAACGGTTTCGTGGGGCGGCTGGATGGTCATCGCCAACAAGGATTCGCAGACGCGCGCCGTGCTGAGCGGCGTGGATATCGCGTCGCTCGACCCGTATCTGCTGAAAAAGGCTGGCGCGCGCGCGGCGGTGACGGGCGGGACCATCGACCTCACCGTGGACGCGAACATCCACGATTACCGCATTCACGCGCCCGGCACGCTCACGCTGAATCACTTGCAGATCAGCGACACCGGCAACGGACTCGACACCTTCCTTTCCATTCCGACGAAAGCCGCTGTCGCCGCGCTGAAAGACCGCAAGGATCAGATCAAGCTCGACTTCGTGCTCGACGGCGATCTGCGCGATCCGAAGTTTTCGCTGCAGGAAAGTCTGTCGAAGAAACTCGCCGCCGGTTTTGCGAAGGCGCTCGGTGTGAGCGTCGAAGGCGTGGCCAAAGGCACGGGCGATACCGTGCGCGGTATTGGCAACGCGCTCAAGAGTTTGCTCGGTCAGTAA
- a CDS encoding HAD family hydrolase, whose translation MTIKAVVFDFGGVLIDWDREYLYRQLIPDETERRWFLDNVCKMDWVVQQDGGQTIEEGTAELIARYPDHEALIRAFYARWHEMVSGVLEEGVALVDRLDAEGVPLFGLTNWSAETFPYAWERFDVLRRFREIIVSGRVGIVKPDPQIFALMRAEIEKHLPGIQPHELVFIDDNAKNAQAATDLGWHGIHYTGAMETETKLRALAVPI comes from the coding sequence ATGACCATCAAGGCAGTCGTATTCGACTTCGGCGGCGTGTTGATCGACTGGGATCGCGAGTATTTGTACCGGCAACTGATTCCGGACGAAACCGAGCGCCGCTGGTTTCTCGACAACGTCTGCAAGATGGATTGGGTCGTGCAGCAGGACGGCGGGCAGACCATAGAAGAAGGCACCGCCGAACTGATCGCGCGCTATCCCGATCACGAAGCGCTGATTCGCGCGTTCTATGCGCGCTGGCACGAGATGGTGTCGGGCGTGCTGGAAGAGGGCGTGGCGCTCGTCGACCGGCTGGACGCGGAAGGCGTACCGCTATTTGGCCTGACGAACTGGTCGGCGGAGACGTTCCCGTATGCATGGGAACGCTTCGACGTGTTGCGGCGGTTTCGCGAGATCATCGTTTCGGGGCGCGTGGGAATCGTCAAGCCCGACCCGCAGATTTTCGCGCTGATGCGCGCGGAGATCGAAAAGCATCTGCCGGGCATTCAGCCGCACGAACTCGTCTTCATCGACGACAACGCGAAGAACGCGCAGGCCGCCACGGATCTCGGCTGGCACGGCATACACTACACGGGCGCGATGGAAACCGAAACGAAGCTGCGCGCGCTCGCCGTGCCTATCTGA
- a CDS encoding aminopeptidase P family protein: protein MALDNLAAVLIPSADPHLSEYLPERWQGRQWLSGFTGSVGTLVVTADFAGVWVDSRYWTQAEAQLAGTGIVLMKMMGGQQTAPHVEWLAAHVDSGDVVGVDGAVLGVAAARSLADALKARGIVLRTDVDLLDSIWPTRPGLPDAPIYEHAAPHASVSRADKLAQVREALRAKDAQWHFVSTLDDLAWIFNLRGGDVSYNPVFVAHALIGTDDATIFIADGKVSAELEESLARDNVRVAPYADAPRALAALPAGATLLIDPRRITHGLLEQVPSAVTIVEGVNPSTFAKSQKTAAEAEHIRATMEQDGAALAEFFAWFENALGRERITELTIDEKLTAARARRPGFVTLSFGTIAGFNANGAMPHYRATEASHSVIEGNGLLLIDSGGQYVSGTTDITRVVPVGEITAEHKRDFTIVLKGTMALSRARFPRGIRSPMLDSIARAPIWEAGADYGHGTGHGVGYFLNVHEGPQVISHYAPAESWTAMEEGMITSIEPGIYRPGKWGIRIENLVLNRSAGKTEFGDFLDFETLTLCPIDTRCIDLALLREDERAWLNAYHEEVRRRVSPHVSGTALAWLEKRTQAI from the coding sequence ATGGCGCTCGACAATCTTGCCGCCGTGCTGATTCCGTCGGCAGACCCGCATCTTTCCGAATATCTGCCGGAGCGCTGGCAAGGGCGGCAATGGCTGTCCGGCTTCACCGGTTCGGTCGGCACGCTCGTGGTGACGGCGGATTTCGCGGGCGTCTGGGTGGACAGCCGCTATTGGACGCAAGCCGAGGCGCAACTGGCGGGCACCGGCATCGTGCTCATGAAGATGATGGGCGGCCAGCAAACCGCGCCGCACGTCGAATGGCTGGCGGCGCATGTCGATTCGGGCGATGTCGTCGGCGTCGATGGCGCCGTGCTCGGCGTGGCGGCGGCGCGCTCGCTTGCGGATGCGCTGAAGGCACGCGGCATCGTACTGCGCACGGATGTCGATCTGCTCGATTCCATCTGGCCGACGCGTCCCGGTTTGCCTGACGCGCCCATCTACGAACATGCCGCGCCGCACGCCAGCGTGAGCCGCGCGGACAAACTCGCGCAGGTGCGCGAAGCCTTGCGCGCAAAAGACGCGCAGTGGCACTTCGTGTCCACGCTCGACGATCTCGCGTGGATCTTCAATCTGCGCGGCGGCGATGTCAGCTACAACCCCGTGTTCGTCGCGCATGCGTTGATCGGCACTGACGACGCGACGATCTTCATCGCCGATGGCAAGGTGTCGGCCGAGCTCGAGGAATCGCTCGCGCGCGACAACGTGCGCGTCGCGCCTTACGCCGATGCGCCCCGCGCACTCGCCGCGCTGCCCGCCGGAGCCACGCTCCTGATCGACCCGCGCCGCATCACGCATGGTTTGCTGGAGCAAGTGCCCTCGGCGGTGACGATCGTGGAAGGCGTGAATCCGTCCACCTTCGCGAAGTCGCAAAAAACGGCGGCGGAAGCCGAGCATATCCGCGCGACGATGGAACAGGACGGCGCGGCGCTCGCCGAATTCTTCGCCTGGTTCGAGAATGCGCTGGGCCGCGAGCGCATTACGGAACTCACCATCGACGAAAAGCTCACGGCGGCGCGCGCGCGGCGTCCGGGCTTCGTGACGCTGAGCTTCGGCACTATCGCGGGCTTCAATGCCAACGGCGCGATGCCGCACTACCGCGCAACCGAAGCGTCGCATTCGGTGATAGAAGGCAATGGCTTGCTCTTGATCGATTCGGGCGGACAGTATGTGAGCGGCACGACGGACATTACACGCGTGGTTCCCGTCGGCGAGATCACGGCCGAGCACAAGCGCGATTTCACCATCGTGCTGAAAGGAACGATGGCGCTGTCGCGCGCACGCTTTCCGCGTGGCATCCGTTCACCAATGCTCGATTCCATCGCGCGCGCGCCGATCTGGGAAGCCGGCGCGGACTACGGCCACGGGACCGGGCACGGCGTCGGCTACTTTCTGAACGTGCATGAAGGCCCGCAGGTCATCTCGCACTACGCGCCCGCCGAAAGCTGGACGGCGATGGAGGAGGGCATGATCACGTCTATCGAGCCGGGCATCTATCGGCCGGGCAAGTGGGGCATTCGCATCGAGAATCTGGTGCTGAACCGAAGCGCGGGCAAGACCGAATTCGGCGATTTCCTCGACTTCGAAACACTCACGCTCTGCCCGATCGATACCCGCTGCATCGACCTGGCCTTGCTGCGCGAGGACGAGCGCGCGTGGCTCAACGCGTATCACGAGGAAGTGCGCCGGCGCGTGTCGCCGCATGTGTCGGGCACGGCGTTGGCGTGGCTCGAAAAACGTACGCAGGCTATCTGA
- a CDS encoding glycosyltransferase family 2 protein, translated as MTYRGSTLERRENLRGILRHLDSTYSDYTVYLIEADATPTFHWSGLGDEKIRHVFVYDNGPFPKARLCNLGARMCTGDIICFHDADMISNPDYLPLCINAIRHGTASDALCPFTNVINVTGVYRDAFIASGDYAILKPFLESDRPEEMEILYANTPGAIVLIKRSDYMRVGGYDPRFIGWGGEDDDLLTRAVRLGVRWHSVPDANASLFHLHHDNTSRHAAIAAAERNREAAAETHALSQEELEARAAELAKYFD; from the coding sequence ATGACCTACCGCGGTTCCACGCTGGAACGGCGTGAAAATCTGCGCGGCATATTGCGCCATCTCGATTCGACTTATTCCGACTACACGGTTTATCTCATCGAAGCCGATGCCACGCCCACCTTTCACTGGTCGGGCCTCGGCGACGAAAAGATCAGGCATGTCTTCGTATACGACAACGGCCCCTTTCCAAAGGCGCGCCTATGCAATCTGGGCGCGCGAATGTGCACCGGCGACATCATTTGTTTCCATGACGCGGACATGATTTCCAATCCGGATTATCTGCCGCTTTGCATCAACGCGATTCGTCATGGAACGGCAAGCGACGCACTTTGCCCATTCACGAACGTGATTAACGTTACGGGTGTTTATCGCGATGCCTTCATTGCTTCCGGAGATTACGCAATACTAAAACCGTTTCTCGAAAGCGACCGGCCCGAAGAAATGGAAATTCTCTATGCGAATACGCCGGGCGCCATCGTGCTCATAAAACGCTCGGATTACATGCGTGTTGGCGGCTACGATCCGCGCTTCATTGGCTGGGGCGGCGAAGATGACGACCTGCTCACGCGCGCGGTGCGGCTCGGCGTTCGTTGGCATTCCGTGCCCGATGCAAACGCGTCGCTGTTCCATCTGCATCACGACAATACTTCGCGGCACGCGGCCATTGCCGCCGCCGAACGAAATCGCGAAGCGGCTGCCGAGACGCATGCATTGTCGCAAGAGGAACTCGAAGCGCGCGCCGCCGAGCTGGCAAAGTACTTCGATTGA
- the hemA gene encoding glutamyl-tRNA reductase produces the protein MQLLTIGINHHTAPVALRERVAFPLEQLKPALGALKDIWLGPLAKVSPEAAILSTCNRTELYCATDDAAARDAAIQWMSKYHNLPVSELAPHVYALPQSEAVRHAFRVASGLDSMVLGETQIVGQMKDAVRTASEAGALGTYLNQLFQRTFAVAKEVRSTTEIGAQSVSMAAAAVRLAQRIFENISSQRVLFIGAGEMIELCATHFAAQNPRELVVANRTAERGEKLAERFNGRAIPLSELPTRMHEFDIIVSCTASTLPIIGLGAVERAVRARRHRPIFMVDLAVPRDIEPEVGNLQDVFLYTVDDLGAIVREGNASRQAAVAQAEAIIETRVQNFMQWLDARSIVPVIRHMHTQADALRRAEVERARKLLARGDDPAAVLEALSQSLTNKLIHGPTHALNRATTEERAQLIDLMSGFYRHGSSDKPQDDTPSAPESSQSPDR, from the coding sequence ATGCAGCTCCTCACGATCGGAATCAATCACCACACTGCGCCTGTCGCCTTGCGCGAACGCGTGGCGTTTCCGCTCGAACAGCTGAAGCCCGCTCTGGGCGCGCTGAAGGACATCTGGCTTGGGCCGCTCGCCAAGGTTTCGCCCGAAGCGGCGATCCTCTCGACCTGCAATCGCACCGAACTTTACTGCGCCACCGACGACGCCGCCGCGCGCGACGCCGCCATTCAGTGGATGTCGAAGTACCACAATCTCCCCGTCTCGGAACTCGCGCCGCACGTCTACGCGCTGCCGCAGTCCGAGGCCGTGCGCCACGCCTTCCGCGTCGCCTCGGGGCTGGATTCCATGGTGCTCGGCGAAACGCAGATCGTCGGACAAATGAAGGATGCCGTGCGCACCGCGTCGGAAGCGGGCGCGCTCGGTACTTATCTCAACCAGTTGTTTCAGCGCACCTTCGCGGTGGCCAAAGAAGTGCGCTCCACGACCGAGATCGGCGCGCAGTCCGTTTCCATGGCCGCCGCCGCCGTGCGACTCGCCCAGCGCATCTTCGAAAACATTTCGAGTCAGCGCGTGCTTTTCATCGGCGCGGGCGAAATGATCGAACTCTGCGCCACGCACTTCGCCGCGCAGAATCCGCGTGAACTGGTGGTCGCAAACCGCACGGCCGAACGCGGCGAAAAGCTCGCCGAACGGTTCAACGGCCGCGCCATTCCGCTTTCCGAGCTGCCTACGCGCATGCACGAGTTCGACATCATCGTGTCGTGCACGGCGTCGACGCTGCCTATCATCGGGCTGGGCGCGGTCGAACGCGCGGTGCGCGCGCGCCGGCATCGGCCAATCTTCATGGTCGATCTCGCCGTGCCGCGCGATATCGAGCCGGAAGTCGGCAATCTGCAGGACGTGTTCCTCTATACCGTCGACGACCTCGGCGCGATCGTGCGCGAAGGCAATGCGTCGCGGCAAGCTGCCGTCGCGCAAGCCGAAGCGATCATCGAAACGCGTGTGCAGAATTTCATGCAGTGGCTGGATGCGCGCAGTATCGTGCCGGTCATCCGCCACATGCATACACAAGCCGACGCGCTGCGCCGCGCCGAAGTCGAACGCGCGCGCAAGCTGCTCGCGCGCGGCGACGATCCCGCCGCCGTGCTCGAAGCATTGTCGCAATCGCTCACCAACAAGCTCATTCATGGTCCGACGCACGCGCTCAATCGCGCGACCACGGAAGAGCGCGCCCAACTCATCGACCTGATGAGCGGCTTCTACCGCCACGGTTCGTCAGACAAGCCGCAAGACGACACGCCTTCGGCGCCTGAATCATCGCAGTCTCCGGACCGTTAG
- the prfA gene encoding peptide chain release factor 1, with protein MKTSMQSKLDQLAKRQVELNELLSREDVTADMDQYRKLTREHAEISPVVEQYALWRQALNDEATAQELLSDPSMRDFAEEEIGEARERMATIESDLQTMLLPTDPNDERNIFIEIRAGTGGDESALFAGDLLRMYLRYAERNRWTAETMSESVSDLGGYKEVIVRIAGHGAFSRLKFESGGHRVQRVPATETQGRIHTSACTVAVMPEADEISEVVINPADLRIDTFRASGAGGQHINKTDSAVRVTHLPTGIVVECQDDRSQHKNKDRALKVLAARIKDKQYHEQHAKEAATRKSLIGSGDRSERIRTYNFPQGRMTDHRINLTLYKLEYIMDGDIDELIGALVSEHQAELLAALGETE; from the coding sequence ATGAAAACGAGCATGCAAAGCAAGCTCGACCAGCTTGCAAAACGGCAGGTCGAACTCAACGAATTGTTGAGCCGCGAAGACGTGACCGCCGATATGGATCAGTATCGGAAACTCACGCGCGAACATGCGGAAATCAGTCCGGTCGTCGAGCAGTACGCGCTCTGGCGTCAGGCGCTCAACGACGAAGCGACCGCGCAGGAATTGCTGTCCGATCCGTCGATGCGGGATTTCGCCGAAGAGGAAATCGGCGAAGCGCGCGAACGCATGGCGACGATCGAAAGCGATCTGCAGACCATGCTGCTGCCGACCGATCCCAACGACGAGCGCAATATCTTCATCGAAATTCGCGCGGGCACGGGCGGCGACGAATCCGCGCTGTTCGCGGGCGACCTGCTGCGCATGTATCTGCGCTATGCGGAGCGCAACCGCTGGACCGCCGAAACCATGTCCGAGAGCGTGTCAGACTTGGGCGGCTACAAGGAAGTGATCGTGCGGATTGCGGGCCACGGCGCCTTCTCGCGGCTCAAGTTCGAGTCGGGCGGGCATCGCGTGCAACGAGTGCCGGCGACGGAAACGCAGGGGCGCATCCATACGTCCGCGTGCACGGTCGCGGTCATGCCGGAAGCCGATGAAATCAGCGAAGTGGTGATTAACCCAGCGGATCTGCGTATCGATACCTTCCGAGCGTCGGGCGCGGGCGGGCAGCACATCAACAAGACCGATTCGGCCGTGCGCGTCACGCACTTGCCGACCGGAATCGTCGTCGAATGTCAAGACGACCGCTCGCAGCACAAGAACAAGGATCGCGCGCTGAAGGTGCTCGCCGCGCGCATCAAGGACAAGCAGTATCACGAGCAACACGCGAAGGAAGCGGCGACGCGCAAGAGTCTGATCGGTTCGGGCGACCGCTCCGAGCGCATTCGCACCTACAATTTTCCGCAAGGGCGCATGACGGATCACCGCATCAATCTGACGCTCTACAAGCTCGAATACATCATGGACGGCGATATCGACGAACTGATCGGCGCGCTCGTGAGCGAGCATCAGGCGGAATTGCTCGCGGCGCTCGGGGAAACCGAGTGA
- the prmC gene encoding peptide chain release factor N(5)-glutamine methyltransferase gives MTTAVDLLRACALPALEARVLLMHVLGWRRTQLITRDREALGATAVSRFEALVARRVAGEPIAQLTGTREFFGLEFDVTPDVLIPRPETELLVETALDAIANTPNARVLDLGTGTGAIAVSLAHARPDARVWAVDRSGAALDVARRNAERLLDPARAGGPLAFVESDWTAKVDPSLLFEAIVSNPPYIASDDPHLQQGDLRFEPRDALTDDADGLSCIRTIIERAPFLLARRGVLWLEHGYDQSDAVRRLLTARGFTDVHSLCDLAGIERISGGVFNA, from the coding sequence GTGACGACCGCAGTCGATCTGCTGCGTGCGTGTGCGCTGCCGGCGCTCGAAGCGCGCGTCTTGCTGATGCACGTGCTCGGCTGGCGACGCACGCAGCTCATCACGCGCGACCGCGAAGCGCTTGGCGCCACCGCGGTTAGCCGCTTCGAGGCGCTCGTCGCGCGCCGTGTCGCGGGAGAACCGATCGCGCAGCTGACCGGAACGCGTGAATTTTTCGGGCTCGAATTCGACGTGACGCCCGATGTGCTGATTCCGCGCCCGGAAACCGAATTGCTGGTGGAAACGGCGCTCGACGCCATCGCGAATACGCCGAACGCGCGCGTGCTCGATCTCGGCACGGGAACCGGCGCCATTGCGGTTTCGCTCGCGCATGCACGGCCCGACGCGCGCGTGTGGGCCGTGGACCGCTCAGGCGCCGCGCTGGATGTCGCGCGTCGCAATGCAGAACGGCTGCTCGATCCGGCGCGCGCGGGCGGGCCGCTCGCGTTCGTCGAAAGCGACTGGACCGCGAAGGTCGATCCTTCGCTGCTCTTCGAAGCCATCGTGAGCAATCCGCCGTATATCGCAAGCGACGATCCGCATTTGCAGCAAGGCGATCTGCGCTTCGAGCCGCGCGACGCGCTCACCGATGACGCCGACGGTTTGTCCTGCATCCGGACCATTATCGAGCGAGCGCCGTTTCTGCTTGCGCGCCGTGGCGTGCTGTGGCTCGAACACGGCTACGATCAGTCCGACGCCGTGCGCCGACTGCTCACGGCGCGCGGTTTCACCGATGTGCATTCGCTGTGCGATCTGGCGGGAATCGAGCGAATCAGCGGCGGCGTTTTCAATGCCTGA
- the grxD gene encoding Grx4 family monothiol glutaredoxin — translation METQERIKQLVDQNAVVLFMKGTAQFPMCGFSGRAIQVLKACGVDQITTVNVLEDNEIRQGIKQFSNWPTIPQLYVKGEFIGGSDIMMEMYESGELQQLFAAA, via the coding sequence ATGGAAACGCAAGAACGCATCAAGCAACTCGTCGATCAAAACGCGGTCGTCCTCTTCATGAAGGGCACGGCGCAGTTCCCGATGTGCGGTTTCTCCGGCCGCGCCATTCAGGTGCTGAAGGCGTGTGGCGTCGATCAGATCACAACCGTGAACGTGCTCGAAGACAACGAAATTCGTCAGGGCATCAAGCAATTCTCGAACTGGCCGACCATTCCGCAGCTTTACGTGAAGGGCGAGTTCATCGGCGGCTCGGACATCATGATGGAGATGTACGAATCCGGCGAACTGCAACAGCTCTTCGCCGCTGCCTGA
- a CDS encoding UbiX family flavin prenyltransferase codes for MNAPAARRRLIVAITGATGAIYGVRLLETLRRVPGVETHLLVSSAGWLNIQHELELDKSTVHALADVVHNVRDVGASIASGSFSTEGMIVAPCSMRTLASIAHGLSDNLITRAADVVLKERRRLVLLVRETPLNLAHLRNMTTVTEMGGVIFPPLPAFYQKPASIDEMVDHTVARVIDLFQIASPAAAAWEGMRGEAD; via the coding sequence GTGAACGCGCCTGCCGCCCGACGACGGCTCATCGTCGCCATCACGGGCGCCACGGGCGCAATTTACGGCGTGCGTCTGCTTGAAACGTTGCGCCGTGTTCCCGGCGTGGAAACGCATCTGCTCGTTTCCAGCGCCGGCTGGCTCAATATCCAGCACGAGCTGGAACTCGATAAATCCACGGTTCACGCGCTCGCGGACGTTGTTCATAACGTGCGCGATGTCGGCGCGAGCATCGCGTCCGGCTCGTTTTCCACGGAAGGCATGATCGTCGCGCCGTGCTCCATGCGAACGCTGGCAAGCATCGCGCACGGACTCTCCGACAATCTCATCACGCGCGCGGCGGATGTCGTGCTCAAGGAGCGTCGCCGTCTGGTGCTGCTGGTGCGCGAAACGCCGCTCAACCTCGCGCATCTGCGCAATATGACCACGGTGACGGAAATGGGCGGCGTGATTTTTCCGCCGCTGCCGGCGTTTTATCAGAAGCCGGCGAGCATCGACGAGATGGTGGATCACACCGTCGCGCGGGTGATCGATCTGTTCCAGATCGCATCGCCGGCCGCCGCTGCATGGGAAGGAATGCGCGGCGAAGCGGACTGA
- a CDS encoding class III extradiol ring-cleavage dioxygenase, with translation MTSLPSVFVSHGAPTLPIDPSMPSGEFASLAETLPRPRAILMLSAHWGTTQPVASIAERPETIHDFHGFPRALYELRYPAPGAPDLARNAAALLGEHGIAASTMEHGLDHGAWVPLLLMFPNADIPVAQLSIQPRLDAAHHFGIGRALRDLRRDGVMIVGSGQITHNLRMADFGARPEDADPRVDEFTHWFEARLADRDIDALLDYRARAPHAALMHPTDEHLLPVFGALGAAADDYQLRIQSLGTFQRALAMTNYVFADA, from the coding sequence ATGACTTCCCTTCCCTCCGTTTTCGTTTCCCACGGCGCGCCGACGCTGCCTATCGACCCGTCGATGCCTTCCGGCGAATTCGCCTCGCTCGCTGAAACGCTGCCGCGCCCGCGCGCCATCCTCATGCTTTCGGCTCACTGGGGCACGACGCAACCCGTTGCGAGCATCGCCGAGCGGCCGGAAACCATCCACGATTTCCACGGTTTTCCGCGCGCGCTCTATGAACTGCGCTATCCCGCGCCCGGCGCGCCCGATCTCGCCCGCAACGCCGCCGCGCTGCTCGGCGAGCACGGCATTGCTGCGAGCACGATGGAGCACGGCCTCGATCACGGCGCGTGGGTGCCGCTTCTGCTCATGTTTCCCAACGCCGACATCCCAGTCGCGCAACTTTCCATTCAACCGCGCCTCGATGCCGCGCATCACTTCGGTATCGGCCGGGCGCTGCGCGATTTGCGGCGCGACGGCGTGATGATCGTCGGTTCCGGGCAGATCACGCATAACCTGCGCATGGCGGATTTCGGCGCGCGTCCTGAAGATGCCGATCCGCGCGTCGATGAGTTCACGCATTGGTTCGAGGCGCGTCTTGCCGATCGCGACATCGACGCGCTGCTCGACTATCGCGCCCGCGCGCCGCACGCCGCGCTGATGCATCCGACCGACGAGCATCTGCTGCCAGTATTCGGCGCACTAGGCGCTGCGGCGGATGACTATCAGTTGCGCATACAGTCGCTCGGCACTTTCCAGCGCGCGCTCGCCATGACGAACTACGTGTTCGCGGACGCCTGA